Part of the Fodinicola acaciae genome is shown below.
GCGTCGTGCAGCCGCCGTACGGCCGCGCCGGCAGCGGCCCACGCCGCCGGCGACGCGTCCGACGGCTCGCCGAGCACACCGAGCGCCTTGCCGCGTACGGCGGCGATCGCGAGCACGGGTGGCTCGCGCCACAGGATCGCCGGGGTTGGTATCGGTGCCATGGCCATCGCTCGGACCTCGACGTCGGCGTGCGCCGGGTCGACGTCGACCTTCAGGAACACGTCGCCGACGCGCAGCGTCGCGCGCTGGCTGTGCGCGACGACGACTTCGACCGCTGCCATCCAGCCGGCCTAGAAGAAGTCGTTGCAGAAAGGCGGGTTTGGCTCCAGGAAGGCGATCGACGCCTCGCGAAGCGCACCTGGCCGCTGCTCGACGACCCGGCCGGCGGCGGCGAGCGTGGCCAGTGAGGTGCCGCCGAGGTAGGCGGCGCCGAGCTCGCCGACCGACAGGCTCAGGTCGGCGGCCGCGTCCGTACGCTCGCAGGTCGCCGGCTTGCCGGCTTCGGCCCGCAGCCGCCAGGAACCCACGTTCCACGGGCACACCGGATCGGTCACGTCCAGGACCACGTCCACCGGCGCCGAGTACGTACGTGCCGTCAGCGCGCGGTCGAGGTCGACGAGCCGCACCCAGATCGTGTCGCCGGTCCCGATCGACACGCGCCGCGCGTCGGTCACCGCGTGCATGACCGGAAAGTCCAGCGGCGCGTTGGTCATCTCGACGTGCCGGACCAGGTCGAGGCTGGTCATGAAGTCCCACATCGCCAGTTCGGCCGCGGCGGAGACGCCGATCAGCTCCTCGATCCGCAGGATTCCCTCCGGACCGACCCGCGTCTCGTCGTCCTTGACGCGATAGAGCGCGTACGCCTGAGGCCGCTTGCCGACGCTCCACACCGCGACCCGGAACGGCGAGGCGCCACCGCGTTCCCACTCCGGGTCCCAGATCTTGACCTTCCACCAGTTGCCCGGCCGGTCCAGAAACCCGACCCGCGTCCCGCGTGCCTGCTCGTACACCGCGGCCATGTCGGCGACCGCGTCGGCCGGGTCGAGCCGGCGAAACCGGCCGGCCGGCTCGGGCCGCAGGTCCGCGCGCAGCGGGATGTCGCGTACCGCCGCCTTGACCAGGCTGCGCCGGATCGCCATGCCATAACCAAACCGGCCATAGATCACCGACTCCGCGGCCCACAGCGCCGCGAGCGGCTCACGGCCGCGATCGTGCACGTCGTGCAGCTGATGGGTCATCATCCGGCGCAACAGTCCACGCCGGCGATGCGTCGGCGAGACGCCGACACCGGTCACCGCCGCGACCGGCACGCCGGCGCCGCCCGGCACGGTCACCTCGCGGCTGTACGCACCCGCCGTACCGACGATGTCGTCGCCGTCGGCCATCACGATGAACCGCTCGGACTCGAACACCAGCTGTTCGAGTCCGACGCTCTCGTCGTGCCAGGTCCCCAGGAACTGATCGGTCAGGAAGCGCAGGCCGGCCTCGATCTCGTCCTCACGCCACTGCCGGAGCACTATCTCGTCGTTATCGCTCACCAGCCTGGTGTATCCGACGGCAGGCGATTTGACCACTTCTTTAGGACACGTCCGAGAGC
Proteins encoded:
- a CDS encoding GNAT family N-acetyltransferase is translated as MSDNDEIVLRQWREDEIEAGLRFLTDQFLGTWHDESVGLEQLVFESERFIVMADGDDIVGTAGAYSREVTVPGGAGVPVAAVTGVGVSPTHRRRGLLRRMMTHQLHDVHDRGREPLAALWAAESVIYGRFGYGMAIRRSLVKAAVRDIPLRADLRPEPAGRFRRLDPADAVADMAAVYEQARGTRVGFLDRPGNWWKVKIWDPEWERGGASPFRVAVWSVGKRPQAYALYRVKDDETRVGPEGILRIEELIGVSAAAELAMWDFMTSLDLVRHVEMTNAPLDFPVMHAVTDARRVSIGTGDTIWVRLVDLDRALTARTYSAPVDVVLDVTDPVCPWNVGSWRLRAEAGKPATCERTDAAADLSLSVGELGAAYLGGTSLATLAAAGRVVEQRPGALREASIAFLEPNPPFCNDFF